The Megalobrama amblycephala isolate DHTTF-2021 linkage group LG7, ASM1881202v1, whole genome shotgun sequence genome window below encodes:
- the dkk2 gene encoding dickkopf-related protein 2 — protein sequence MLTVTRSRCCWMLTLIIAVVRMGETQGTESEAQVNSIKSLESQIAATNRSSASHSGIPKKSNVPAQGYPCSSDKECMVGTYCHSPQHAPSRCLTCRRRKKRCHRDGMCCPGNRCSNYICIPISESSLSSHKSPMEEHNTLSINDKGWRKNSKPQAKISLKGHEGDPCLRSSDCSEGYCCARHFWTKICKPVLRQGEVCTKQRKKGSHSLEIFQRCDCAKGLACKVWKDATSFSRSRLHVCQRI from the exons ATGCTGACCGTTACGCGGAGTCGGTGCTGTTGGATGTTGACGCTGATCATCGCGGTAGTGCGGATGGGAGAAACTCAAGGGACCGAGAGCGAAGCCCAGGTGAACTCCATCAAATCACTGGAGTCCCAGATCGCCGCCACTAACCGCTCCAGCGCTTCTCATAGCGGCATCCCGAAGAAAAGCAACGTCCCCGCTCAG GGCTATCCATGCAGCAGTGACAAAGAGTGCATGGTGGGAACTTACTGCCACAGCCCTCAACACGCCCCGTCCCGCTGCCTCACCTGCCGCCGGAGAAAGAAGCGCTGCCATAGAGACGGCATGTGCTGCCCTGGAAACCGCTGCAGCAACT ATATCTGCATCCCCATCTCAGAGAGCAGCCTGTCATCGCACAAATCACCTATGGAGGAGCACAACACGCTTTCTATCAATGACAAAGGCTGGAGGAAGAATAGCAAACCTCAGGCCAAGATCTCTCTCAAAG GTCACGAGGGCGACCCTTGCCTGCGCTCGTCCGACTGCTCGGAGGGCTACTGCTGCGCTCGCCACTTCTGGACGAAAATCTGCAAGCCTGTGCTGCGGCAGGGTGAAGTTTGCACCAAGCAGCGCAAGAAAGGCTCCCACAGCCTGGAGATCTTCCAGCGCTGTGACTGCGCCAAAGGACTTGCCTGCAAGGTGTGGAAAGACGCCACCTCCTTCTCCAGGTCCAGGCTGCACGTGTGCCAGAGGATCTGA